The Myxocyprinus asiaticus isolate MX2 ecotype Aquarium Trade chromosome 26, UBuf_Myxa_2, whole genome shotgun sequence genome has a window encoding:
- the LOC127416907 gene encoding SLIT and NTRK-like protein 3, which translates to MLWFTLLSTIALGWTTPIPLLDESEEIDEPCFDPCYCEVKEGIFHVHCDSKGFTNVSQISQTWTRPFKLNLQRNSMRKLYFNSFLHLNNAVSLNLGNNALQDIHVGAFNGLSILKKLFLHENKLEVFRNDTFMGLESLEYLQADYNVIKRIESGAFRNLHKLRVLILNDNLIPVLPNLLFRSVSLTHLDLRGNRLKILPYKGTLEYIGRSLMEIQLEENPWNCVCDIVQLKTWLERIPYTALVGDITCEYPFHLHGKDLREIKRTELCPLLSEAEMEAKHGIPRLPFNNENVWPTKPSSMLSSFHNTASSVEYRERHVKPTKRPRPTKTPPTPRSIYPGLNQPPIAAYQTRPPIPIICPTRCMCNLHINDLGLTVNCKEKGFHNISELLPRPLNAKKLYLSGNLIQKIYRSDFWNFSSLDLLHLGNNRISYVQEGAFMNLPNLKSLYLNGNDIERLTPGMFRGLQALSYLYFEYNVIREIQPAAFSLMPNLQLVFLNDNLLRTLPVDAFAGTSLARLNLHNNYFLYLPVSGVLEHLHSIVQIDLHQNPWDCSCDIIPLKQWIEKLSSVIVVGEVTCKTPDFALGKDLRTLEVEVICPELKFTASSPVLPNDMTATSGSELGYAPATVAVPLSVLILSLLILFISAVFVAAGLFAFVLRRRKKLPFRKRQEVDLTGIQMQCKIFEERPTASPEKPPGHVYDYIPHPVTQMCNNPIYKPREGETEGEQFAETKENNSNYRTLLEKEKEWTMAVSNSQLNTIVTVNQSGDMAGFHENGVLCPTMIDSQRPTPTVGFVDCLYGTIPKLKDMHVAHAQPQGMQYPDLQQDARLKETLLFTAGKGFPEQTQSEYLELRAKLQTKPDYLEVLEKSYRF; encoded by the coding sequence ATGCTGTGGTTTACCCTGCTAAGCACAATAGCTTTAGGATGGACTACGCCGATTCCTCTGTTGGATGAGTCAGAGGAAATTGATGAGCCTTGCTTTGACCCTTGCTACTGTGAAGTCAAGGAGGGTATTTTCCACGTCCACTGCGACAGCAAAGGATTTACAAATGTCAGCCAGATCTCTCAGACGTGGACGAGACCCTTTAAACTCAATCTGCAGAGGAACTCCATGCGCAAACTGTATTTTAACAGCTTTTTGCACCTCAACAACGCTGTGTCGCTCAATCTGGGGAACAACGCGTTGCAGGACATACATGTGGGCGCATTCAACGGCCTGAGCATTTTGAAAAAGCTATTTCTTCATGAGAATAAACTGGAGGTATTTAGGAATGACACTTTTATGGGGCTGGAAAGTCTTGAGTATCTCCAGGCGGATTACAATGTCATCAAGAGAATAGAGAGTGGAGCGTTTCGGAACCTGCACAAACTCCGAGTACTTATTTTGAATGACAATTTAATACCCGTGCTACCCAATTTATTATTCAGGTCTGTGTCACTGACGCACCTTGACTTGCGTGGCAACCGCTTAAAAATTCTACCTTATAAAGGGACTTTGGAATACATCGGTCGTAGCTTGATGGAGATTCAGCTAGAGGAAAATCCATGGAACTGTGTGTGTGACATTGTGCAGCTTAAAACGTGGCTAGAGCGCATCCCTTACACGGCTCTGGTGGGTGACATCACGTGTGAATACCCCTTTCATTTACACGGCAAGGACCTTCGCGAGATCAAGAGGACTGAACTCTGTCCTTTACTCTCTGAAGCAGAAATGGAGGCCAAACATGGCATTCCCAGATTACCGTTTAATAACGAAAATGTCTGGCCCACCAAGCCTTCGTCTATGTTATCGTCTTTTCATAACACAGCCTCCTCAGTGGAGTACAGAGAGAGACATGTAAAGCCAACTAAACGGCCCAGACCAACAAAAACACCACCCACTCCTCGTAGCATTTACCCAGGGTTGAATCAGCCTCCTATTGCTGCCTATCAGACCAGACCCCCTATACCAATAATTTGCCCAACAAGGTGTATGTGCAATTTACACATCAATGACTTAGGTCTCACCGTCAATTGCAAAGAGAAAGGCTTCCACAACATTTCCGAGCTCTTGCCACGACCACTTAACGCAAAGAAACTGTATTTAAGTGGGAATCTGATACAGAAAATTTACAGATCAGATTTTTGGAACTTCTCCAGTTTGGATTTATTGCACTTGGGTAATAATCGGATATCATACGTTCAAGAAGGCGCCTTTATGAACCTACCTAATTTGAAAAGTTTATACTTGAATGGCAATGACATCGAACGGCtcactccaggcatgtttcgtgGTCTGCAAGCACTTAGTTACTTGTACTTCGAGTACAACGTCATTCGAGAGATCCAACCGGCCGCATTCAGCCTCATGCCGAACCTGCAGTTGGTTTTTCTCAATGACAACCTGCTGCGCACCTTGCCCGTGGATGCCTTCGCTGGCACCTCTCTGGCTAGGCTCAATCTGCACAACAACTACTTTCTATACCTTCCTGTGAGTGGTGTACTGGAGCATCTTCACTCCATCGTTCAAATCGACCTGCACCAGAACCCCTGGGACTGCTCTTGCGACATCATCCCACTCAAACAGTGGATTGAGAAGCTCAGCTCCGTCATTGTTGTGGGGGAAGTGACCTGCAAGACCCCAGATTTCGCTCTTGGTAAGGATCTGCGCACTCTGGAGGTGGAGGTCATCTGCCCTGAGCTGAAATTCACAGCGTCCTCTCCGGTTCTACCCAATGACATGACAGCAACCAGCGGTTCTGAGTTAGGATATGCGCCAGCGACGGTAGCTGTCCCACTCTCTGTGCTCATTCTCAGCCTGTTGATTCTCTTCATCTCAGCAGTGTTTGTGGCTGCTGGTCTGTTCGCATTCGTTCTACGGAGACGAAAGAAGCTTCCCTTCCGGAAGCGGCAGGAAGTTGATCTTACGGGCATTCAGATGCAGTGCAAGATCTTTGAGGAAAGACCGACCGCCTCCCCTGAGAAACCACCTGGTCACGTCTATGACTACATACCCCATCCCGTTACTCAGATGTGCAACAATCCCATTTACAAACCACGAGAGGGAGAGACTGAGGGTGAGCAGTTTGCAGAAACCAAGGAAAATAACAGTAATTATCGAACTCTTCTGGAGAAAGAGAAGGAATGGACGATGGCTGTGTCCAATTCCCAGCTCAACACAATCGTCACTGTTAATCAGTCCGGCGACATGGCAGGCTTTCATGAGAATGGAGTGCTTTGCCCCACCATGATTGACAGCCAGAGACCGACCCCAACAGTGGGTTTTGTAGACTGCCTATATGGCACCATACCCAAATTAAAGGACATGCATGTTGCACATGCACAGCCCCAAGGAATGCAATACCCTGACTTACAGCAAGATGCCAGATTAAAAGAAACATTACTTTTCACTGCAGGAAAAGGATTCCCAGAGCAAACCCAAAGTGAATACCTCGAGTTAAGGGCCAAACTTCAGACCAAGCCGGATTACCTCGAAGTCTTGGAGAAGTCATATAGATTCTAA